The Raphanus sativus cultivar WK10039 chromosome 6, ASM80110v3, whole genome shotgun sequence sequence TGCAACAATCATTATCTCCTAATTAGTCTCTTACATACTGTTTGTAAATTAAATGATATCTAATAAATATCTaatcaaactttttaattacAGAATATCTTTAAATATTACATACGAATATCTTTTAGTTGGATTCTTGAGTTTTTAGTTAGTTCataatcatgttttttttaactcgggcagcattcaaaatcatttaaaactcaatccaaaaatacaaaataataaaatattgtttccTAACTTATCTCACTGAATTCGTTTCTCATTAGTATACGATCTACAAAATATGggaaaaaaataacaacaacTATTATTTGTTACAAAATATCTATCAAATTAAATGATTACGAATATACTGCATATTTACCTCTAAAAATACTCTTAACCTAaacatgttttttcttttgttattataaATAGAGCTTTGCCCAACGCATTCTAGACAAAATGTTCAgtcgataaaaaaaatttaccaatgCCTCTTAATAAGAAAATCACTGCGCTTAAATAAGGATTTGAAACCTTTCGAATCAGATTGGTTGGTTCATGTAAAAGTCATATACATTTGTAAACAACACATTTTGTTGTCAGACGAAACTATAGAAATCATCTTTGCATATGAAAATGTAAGTATTTTCTGTCTACTTATATACTCTTATACGATACGATAATtgaattatatttcttttgttctaactattttaaatttagtatatttaacatataaataaataataagatttatGGCTCATGTAAGAAAACTAAttcgcgctttgaaagcgcgggtcaaaatctagtatggaTTAAAATACGGGAGAGATGTATTATTATTCCATGCAGTTTAAGAGGCTTGATTTTCTCCGAACGTTACATTAACAAACAacaactactactactactactaaaATCATACATGATTATCATTATTACTACGAATAATTGACCAATTAATTTCGATTTAATAGTGTCATCATTACTCATAAGTGCTTTCTCGTGATTAGCAGTTTTAGTGTATTAATTACAAATCTCCAGGCTAAAAGCATTGTAAGTTGTAGTTCGTAACGTGTTCTCTTCCATACAGTTTCCAATGTTTaccattaattttttaattattattattatagtatCCTATGAATTTTTTgttgattatataaatataaaatgttttttcatCCATTAATTATCTATGGAGCAATCTGGATGAACTGATTTCAACAATTGAAATGCTAATtgttgattttttcaaaaaaaaatgttaattgtTGGATGTTGATATAATTACATgctaaacataaaataacataaagtgACAAAGTCAAATAATGTGATAATTTTTTACAAGTCTCTTCCCTCTTTTCATCGAGTCTAATCATTTTTGTAGATCTTTTAACAGTCAATATTatctttattaaatatatagattacTGTAAAATCAATTTTAAGTAAATATAGAATTTGATTTTATTCTCTCTTTATTTTGCATGATATTCAAATCCTTTTTAttcgattttattattttgcaaatttgagtttttttatataagaaatCACTGTTGATATGGTCAAATAAAGTAAGGTAGAGAAAAACTAGTAGACCAAGCGTGACAAGTAGTCAACAGAGTCAGTAAACCacatattttacttttaaaataaataaaacaaataaataaatagaattaaataaaaataaataaaaaaatacttttattcttttctattttttcttttttctttaataaccTTTTTGAATgcaaacaaaacagaagcagcGTTAGGCAGGAACTCCAGTGTAGtaacttttcttatttttgtatcttcttctcccaaaaaaaaaaaagaagcacaaAAAGAGGATCAAGGGTGATGTCCGTTACTTTATTAAAAGCAAAGATTACGATATTTACAACGTATGTTTTTACAGACAGAAAGTGAGtcaataaaagagagagagggagtgGAAGGAAGAGATACGTAGACAGATAGTGACCCTTTTTGTAGTTAGTTGTGGTTTGGCTTTTTTGTTGGATTTGGTTTGGACTATCCTCCTcacgagaaaaaaaaatcctctTCTTCCCgcttctctctccttctttgaatctcatctcatctcatctcatcttctccttcttcttcaaccCTAAGTAGAGAAAGATATATACAAGTGAAGTTTGATGCGAGATTGATCGTTGAAAAAATGGATACACCTCAAAAAACAGTAACCCAGATCGGGACTCCGGTTTCTAAACTCAAAGTCGAGGTCTTTGTTTCTCCAACAAACTCAATCatctctctgtttctgtttttccaagttttttctttcttcctctgtttctgttTCGGTCTCTGTGtgatgcattttttttttttgaggaaagtgtttttttttcatttctttctaAATCTGTGCAATACCCATCTTTCAATTAGTTGAATTCTAGTCAAATATTCAGTTTCTCAATTCATGAGATTGATTTCAATCATCTCAACTTTCCATTTTGAGTTGCAGACTTTTTGGAATTTCCAGAGGTTTTAACAATGGCAACACGCTTTCTCTTTAGATCTTTTTTAAGGGTTTGATGAATCTTTATGTTCTTTTATAATTGAGTTGAATTACCATTGATCcatcaaatttgtttttttgtttgtgggGAATGCAGAACTCTCCAGTGTTCAATTACATAAACAGTTTGTCTCCAATCACAACAGTTAAATCCACCTCCACTGCTCAGACGTTTAGCTCTCTCACTTTCACATCTCCTCCTCCTGTTTTCACCACCCCTCACGTGGCTTCTCACAAAGAATCTCGTTTCAGAAGGTCTTACTCTCCTCTTCTCCCTCCTTTCTTTAGATATAAATCTCattttattttggaatatttttcaTTTGCAGCCATAGTAACTCCTCTGATCCTTCCAAAGCTGGCCCTGGAGCTTCCAccgtagaagaagaagaagctttacTTGAAAAGGAACCGCCACAAATCCTCAAGAACGAGTGCGTTACTAACGATGGCGCTTGTGAAGATGTTGAAACGGATCTGCAGAAGATGTGCGACGACAACGTTAAGCGGAAGAGTGATACTCCAGATTGGGAAACTCTCATCTCCGATTCTTCTGACATGTTGATTTACGGCTCACCTAATGATTCAGAGGCTTTTAGATGCTTCTTGCAACGATCATCAGACTCCAAAACACGTTTATCTAGCGGCGGTTCAAAGCCTGCATTGGATCCTAGTGTTTCCAAGAGCAATGAACCTGAGTCCTCTGATGTGAGTAAAAGGCTTTTGAGAATATTAGCTTTGGTTCTTGGTTAATCTTTTGTCTCTGTGTGTGTGTGGCAGGCTCTTTCCATATTGCATCGTGGAGTGAGAAGACGCTGTCTAGACTTTGAGATGCCGAGATGTGTAGTGCCTAGCATTGGTCTCCATCTTAACGCCATTGCAATGTCTTGTAAGGACAACAATGTTAGTAAACAACACTCATATACCGGAAACGTTAAAGTCGGGTTGCAAAGTTCCACCACTCCTGCTCTCCCCTCTAATGATATTGTCAGAGAAAGTGAAGCCAGGGAAGCTGTAGAAGAGGCTCCAATGTCTTTAGCTTTGGTAGAAGTGAATCAAAGCAGCCCCAAGAAGAAAAGGCAAGTTGTTTCCTTCCTGAGAGACTTGCCACcacaaataaaaatcatattcaaTTTCTTAACAATCTATTAAATGTGCAGGCGCAAGTCTGAACAAGCAGGAGAAGGAGAGTCATCATGTAAACGGTGCAACTGCAAAAAATCAAAGTGTTTGAAGCTGTAAGCTCAATTCCTAATTTAGATCTTTTTGGCTTTTGCTTAAATCATTTGAGTCTCTTTTGAATGTTTCTTTATGCAGTTACTGTGAATGCTTTGCTGCTGGAGTTTATTGCATAGAGCCATGTTCATGTGTTGATTGCTTCAACAAACCTATCCATGAAGACACTGTATTGGCTACTCGCAAACAGATTGAATCCAGAAATCCCCTTGCATTTGCTCCTAAAGTCATCAGAAACTCTGATTCCATCACTGAAGTTGGAGAAGATGCAAGCAAAACTCCGGCCTCAGCGCGACACAAAAGAGGCTGTAACTGCAAGAAATCAAATTGTCTGAAGAAGTATTGTGAATGCTATCAGGTTATCTTTAACCTCCATGACATATCTGTGTAAGTAAGACTCTTATTCTTTGGTCTGATTCTCATACATTTCTCTTTAATGTTCCTGTAGAGTGGTGTTGGCTGTTCTATAAACTGTAGATGTGAAGGATGTAAAAATGCATTTGGCAGAAAAGATGGTTAGTGTCTCTGTGCCATCTTTCTCAAGTCTCTTGGTCTTTTGATTTGACATGATTACAAATGTTACAATCTCTGCAGGGTCTTCATTTGCTGGTATGGATACCGAACAAGATCAAGAAAATGAAACATCTGGCAAAAGTGGAACAGCCATACCACTTCCACCTTCAACACCAATGTCATTAAGGTAA is a genomic window containing:
- the LOC130496236 gene encoding protein tesmin/TSO1-like CXC 3, encoding MDTPQKTVTQIGTPVSKLKVENSPVFNYINSLSPITTVKSTSTAQTFSSLTFTSPPPVFTTPHVASHKESRFRSHSNSSDPSKAGPGASTVEEEEALLEKEPPQILKNECVTNDGACEDVETDLQKMCDDNVKRKSDTPDWETLISDSSDMLIYGSPNDSEAFRCFLQRSSDSKTRLSSGGSKPALDPSVSKSNEPESSDALSILHRGVRRRCLDFEMPRCVVPSIGLHLNAIAMSCKDNNVSKQHSYTGNVKVGLQSSTTPALPSNDIVRESEAREAVEEAPMSLALVEVNQSSPKKKRRKSEQAGEGESSCKRCNCKKSKCLKLYCECFAAGVYCIEPCSCVDCFNKPIHEDTVLATRKQIESRNPLAFAPKVIRNSDSITEVGEDASKTPASARHKRGCNCKKSNCLKKYCECYQSGVGCSINCRCEGCKNAFGRKDGSSFAGMDTEQDQENETSGKSGTAIPLPPSTPMSLRQPLSQLPNSSNNMLLSQQSQQHLHGASGSSLYNNSQSSFRKQDMSLLSHSRIDTIAEERAEDIEDIENLIQSPVTNINAVSPNSKRVSLPHMESTETTPWRRNGGRKLLLSSIPTFPSLTPHH